The genomic stretch CGGGTATCTCACCGAGCCGCAAGAACCAGTTGGAGAAGTCGATGTCGCCGAAAATCCAGCCGATCAGCGGCATCAGGATCGCCTCGGTCAGCTGTGTCACGATGCCGCTGAACGCCGCGCCGATGACCACACCTACGGCGAGGTCGATCACATTGCCGCGTGCGATGAATTTTTTGAATTCCGTACCCAGGCTCATCCGCATTAACCCCTTTTTCGCCATGTTTTCTGGCACAGAGCGAATTTGCCCACAAGCACGTCGTTAATCTTGAATGATCGGCGAGGTGTGCTATCTTCATAAGTCAGTACCGTAATACTACCAAAGGACCCTCCCCATGACCCGTTTCGCCGCCCTTCGAACATCGATAGTTGCCGCAGCGGCGCTCGCCCTGTCGGCATGCGGCATCAACTCGGTGCCCACTGCGGAAGAGAACGCCAAGGCCAAATGGGCAGACGTCGAGGCCGCCTTTCAGGAGCGTGCCAATCTCGTCCCCAATCTCGAGCAGATCGTGATGAGCTCGGCCGAGCAGGAGCGCGAAACGCTTGAGGGTGTAATCCAGGCCCGCGCTTCCGCAACGCGCCCGGAAATCCAGCTGGATGGCGACGATCTCAACAATCCCGAAGCCATGGCGCAGTACCAGCAGGCCCAGAACACCTTCGGCGGCGCGCTGTCGCGCCTGATGGCCAATGTCGAAGCCTACCCGGAACTTCGCAGCCAGGAAAACTTCGGTCGTTTCATGACCCAGATCGAAGGCCAGGAGAACCGCATCCGTGTCGCCATCCGCGACTATAACGAGGCGGTCCGCCAGTATAACACCACCATCCGCACCTTCCCCGACACGATCGGAGCGAACATCATCCACGGTGCGGAGCCGATGGTGCCCTACGAAGCAGTGAGCGAAGGCGCGGAAACCGCTCCAGAACTCAACATGCGCGCCAGCGGCGACACTGCCACTGGCGCAGGGGCAAACGACAACACCAGCGAGCCTGCCGACGCCGCAGCCGCCAACTGAGCGGCCCTGCAATGCAGGCTTTGCTGCGACTGCTGTTGATCTGCGCCGCCGCGCTGGGCTTTGCGCTGCCCGCTGCGGCGCAGAACTTTCCCGAGCGCGGGACGGCTCCCGTTGTCGATGCGGCCAATATCATCGACCCGGCGACCGAGGCCGAGCTTACCGCCAAGCTCGATGCCTTCGAGGAAGCGAACCAGCGCCAGTTCGTAATCGCCACGATCCCCGATCTCGAAGGCTACGACATCGCGGACTACGGCTATCGCCTGGGCCGCGAATGGGCTCTGGGCGATGCGGAGCGCAACGACGGCATCATCCTGATCGTCGCCCCGAACGAGCGGCGGATGCGGATCGAGGTTGGCTATGGCCTCGAAGGCACGATCCCCGATGGCCTCGCCTTCGAATATATCGAGGGCATGAAGGACTATTTCCGCGCGGGCGACTATTCCGGCGGGATCAG from Qipengyuania profundimaris encodes the following:
- a CDS encoding LemA family protein, whose protein sequence is MTRFAALRTSIVAAAALALSACGINSVPTAEENAKAKWADVEAAFQERANLVPNLEQIVMSSAEQERETLEGVIQARASATRPEIQLDGDDLNNPEAMAQYQQAQNTFGGALSRLMANVEAYPELRSQENFGRFMTQIEGQENRIRVAIRDYNEAVRQYNTTIRTFPDTIGANIIHGAEPMVPYEAVSEGAETAPELNMRASGDTATGAGANDNTSEPADAAAAN
- a CDS encoding TPM domain-containing protein, whose protein sequence is MQALLRLLLICAAALGFALPAAAQNFPERGTAPVVDAANIIDPATEAELTAKLDAFEEANQRQFVIATIPDLEGYDIADYGYRLGREWALGDAERNDGIILIVAPNERRMRIEVGYGLEGTIPDGLAFEYIEGMKDYFRAGDYSGGISWAADEIITQLELPPEQAAQVAQQAEEARESRGGFPLGGAIWIAFIFFFFIIPMLRRGKRRRYGRGGRLGQAAGDIILWEVGSAIARGALSGGDDWGGGGGFGGGGGGFGGFSGGGGSFGGGGASGGW